In one Inquilinus sp. Marseille-Q2685 genomic region, the following are encoded:
- a CDS encoding ABC transporter ATP-binding protein, which translates to MSVPALALDPETATPLALRVEGVTLSYAVDGRTVTAVENVSLDVRRGERLVLLGPSGCGKSSLLKSVGGFLPPASGRVLLDGRPVSRPGPDRMMVLQDFEQLLPWLTVRRNLVAALSWAKRARRGEAEAIADDMLQRVGLARVADQYPSTLSGGMKQRVAIARALALRPEVLLMDEPFAALDAMTRRRMQEELLALCEATGVTTLFVTHAIDEAIVVGSRIVVMTAHPGRIRAVIDLPESRGPDRGDPAFAALEARIGGLIADQIGRAEAESADG; encoded by the coding sequence ATGAGCGTCCCGGCCCTGGCCCTAGATCCCGAGACGGCGACGCCATTGGCGCTGCGGGTCGAGGGCGTCACCCTGTCCTACGCCGTCGACGGCCGGACGGTGACGGCGGTCGAGAATGTCAGCCTGGACGTCCGCCGCGGCGAGCGGCTGGTGCTGCTGGGCCCGTCCGGCTGCGGCAAGTCGAGCCTGCTGAAGAGCGTCGGCGGCTTCCTGCCGCCGGCATCCGGCCGGGTGCTGCTGGACGGACGGCCGGTGTCGCGCCCCGGGCCCGACCGGATGATGGTGCTGCAGGATTTCGAGCAGCTGCTGCCCTGGCTGACGGTGCGGCGCAACCTGGTCGCGGCCCTGTCCTGGGCGAAGCGCGCCCGCCGGGGCGAGGCCGAGGCCATCGCCGACGACATGCTGCAGCGGGTCGGCCTGGCGCGGGTGGCCGACCAGTATCCGAGCACGCTGTCGGGCGGCATGAAGCAGCGCGTGGCCATCGCCCGCGCCCTGGCGCTGCGGCCCGAGGTGCTGCTGATGGACGAGCCCTTCGCCGCGCTGGACGCCATGACCCGGCGGCGGATGCAGGAGGAGCTGCTGGCGCTGTGCGAGGCGACCGGCGTCACCACCCTGTTCGTCACCCATGCGATCGACGAGGCGATCGTGGTCGGCAGCCGGATCGTGGTGATGACCGCGCATCCCGGCCGGATCCGTGCCGTGATCGACCTGCCGGAGAGCCGCGGCCCGGACCGGGGCGACCCGGCCTTCGCCGCGCTGGAGGCCCGGATCGGCGGGCTGATCGCCGACCAGATCGGCCGCGCAGAGGCGGAGAGCGCCGATGGTTGA
- the nusG gene encoding transcription termination/antitermination protein NusG, producing the protein MAMRWYVLHVYSNFEKKVAESIREQAEQKGLSDHFEQIVVPTEEVVEIRRGQKVNTERKFFPGYVLLKMELSDRAWHLVKNTPKVTGFLGSGNRPIPISETEAMRIMQQVQEGVERPKPSISFEVGETVRVADGPFTSFNGVVEEVDEERSRLKVAVSIFGRATPVELEYTQVEKVS; encoded by the coding sequence ATGGCGATGCGTTGGTACGTGCTGCACGTCTATTCGAATTTCGAGAAGAAGGTCGCGGAGTCGATCCGCGAGCAGGCCGAGCAGAAGGGCCTGTCCGACCATTTCGAGCAGATCGTCGTGCCGACCGAGGAGGTCGTCGAGATCCGCCGCGGTCAGAAGGTCAACACCGAGCGCAAGTTCTTCCCGGGCTACGTGCTGCTCAAGATGGAGCTGTCCGACCGGGCCTGGCATCTGGTCAAGAACACGCCGAAGGTCACCGGCTTCCTCGGGTCCGGCAACAGGCCGATCCCGATCAGCGAGACCGAGGCGATGCGGATCATGCAGCAGGTCCAGGAAGGGGTGGAGCGGCCGAAGCCCTCCATCAGCTTCGAGGTCGGCGAGACGGTGCGCGTGGCCGACGGTCCCTTCACCAGCTTCAACGGCGTGGTGGAGGAGGTGGACGAGGAGCGCTCGCGGCTCAAGGTCGCGGTGTCGATCTTCGGCCGTGCGACTCCGGTGGAGCTGGAGTACACGCAGGTCGAGAAGGTTTCGTGA
- the rlmB gene encoding 23S rRNA (guanosine(2251)-2'-O)-methyltransferase RlmB, with protein sequence MTRTPQNRPPRAAPPHGPRPGPYQGQRPDQRGPGGRPPAGRPPAREPDRYLYGVHAAVAAILNPERVITRVQCTEAGLANLSEALAEAAQAGLDRPQPEIVDRALMDRFLKGAVHQGIALEIKPLEAPDIDDIGRQASLREPEGEPGAAARSIVVVLDQVTDPHNIGAILRSAAAFGALAVVVTDRHAPEITGVMAKTASGAVEHVPLVRVKNLARALESLGQWGFRRIGLAEEGEATLAEAMQGDKVALVLGAEGEGLRHLTRETCDVLARLPTQGPIGSLNVSNAAAIALYEAARN encoded by the coding sequence ATGACCCGCACACCCCAGAACCGCCCGCCCCGCGCCGCCCCGCCCCACGGCCCGCGGCCCGGCCCATACCAGGGCCAGCGCCCGGATCAGCGCGGCCCCGGCGGCCGCCCGCCCGCCGGGCGCCCGCCGGCGCGCGAGCCCGACCGCTACCTCTACGGCGTGCACGCCGCCGTAGCCGCGATCCTGAACCCCGAACGGGTGATCACCCGCGTCCAGTGCACCGAGGCCGGCCTCGCGAATCTGTCCGAGGCGCTGGCCGAGGCCGCGCAGGCCGGCCTCGACCGGCCGCAGCCGGAGATCGTCGACCGCGCGCTGATGGACCGGTTCCTGAAGGGCGCCGTCCACCAGGGCATCGCACTGGAGATCAAGCCGCTGGAGGCGCCGGACATCGACGATATCGGCCGCCAGGCCTCGCTGCGCGAGCCTGAGGGCGAGCCGGGCGCGGCGGCGCGCAGCATCGTCGTGGTGCTGGACCAGGTGACCGACCCGCACAATATCGGCGCGATCCTGCGGTCCGCCGCCGCCTTCGGGGCGCTGGCGGTGGTGGTCACCGACCGGCACGCGCCGGAGATCACCGGGGTGATGGCCAAGACCGCGTCGGGCGCGGTCGAGCATGTGCCGCTGGTGCGGGTGAAGAACCTGGCCCGCGCCCTCGAATCGCTCGGGCAATGGGGCTTCCGCCGGATCGGCCTGGCCGAGGAGGGCGAGGCGACGCTGGCCGAGGCGATGCAGGGCGACAAGGTGGCGCTGGTGCTGGGGGCCGAGGGCGAAGGCCTGCGCCACCTGACGCGCGAGACCTGCGACGTGCTGGCCCGCCTGCCGACCCAGGGCCCGATCGGCAGCCTGAACGTCTCCAACGCCGCCGCCATCGCGCTGTACGAGGCGGCGCGGAACTGA
- the rplK gene encoding 50S ribosomal protein L11, which translates to MAKKVVGQIKLQVPAGAANPSPPIGPALGQRGLNIMEFCKAFNAQTQNLEKGMPIPVVITAYADRTFTFVTKTPPNTYFIKKAAGLDKGSQTPGKGATVGKITMKQVREIAEIKMKDLNANDVEAAAQMIKGSARSMGIEVVE; encoded by the coding sequence ATGGCAAAGAAGGTCGTAGGACAGATCAAGCTGCAGGTGCCCGCGGGCGCCGCCAACCCGTCGCCGCCGATCGGTCCGGCGCTGGGTCAGCGCGGTCTGAACATCATGGAGTTCTGCAAGGCGTTCAACGCCCAGACGCAGAACCTGGAGAAGGGGATGCCGATCCCGGTCGTGATCACGGCCTATGCGGACCGGACCTTCACCTTCGTCACCAAGACGCCGCCGAACACCTACTTCATCAAGAAGGCCGCGGGGCTCGACAAGGGCAGCCAGACGCCCGGCAAGGGCGCCACGGTCGGCAAGATCACGATGAAGCAGGTCCGCGAGATCGCCGAGATCAAGATGAAGGATCTCAACGCGAACGACGTCGAGGCGGCTGCCCAGATGATCAAGGGCTCGGCCCGGTCGATGGGCATCGAGGTGGTGGAGTAA
- a CDS encoding ABC transporter substrate-binding protein, which produces MRPRLSLLVAAATLLALAEPAQAETATLRIAQQFGISYLPMIVAKQQKLIEAAVTEAGLPAPEIEWIQVSGGAAMNEALLSGSLDVAAAGAPPAITLWAKTRGSIDVKGIAALGSMPIYLTTTNPQVKSLADFTDRDRIALPAVKVGFQAVVLQMAAAQAFGEDEATKLDDLTVSMSHPDATAALLSGSSEVTANFGAPPFQNQQLQDPKIHRVLSSYDVLGGPHTFNVIYATGAFYAENPKTVAAIVTALDRADQFIQAHPAEAAKLYIAAESSKLPEPFVEALITAPDTRYTVAPENILKFVDFQHRIGQIATSTSDWRDLFFPPLHDRQGS; this is translated from the coding sequence ATGCGTCCCCGCCTTTCCCTCCTCGTCGCCGCGGCGACGCTGCTCGCCCTCGCCGAGCCGGCGCAGGCCGAGACGGCGACGCTGCGGATCGCGCAGCAATTCGGCATCTCCTACCTGCCGATGATCGTGGCCAAGCAGCAGAAGCTGATCGAGGCGGCGGTGACCGAAGCCGGGCTGCCGGCGCCGGAGATCGAATGGATCCAGGTCAGCGGCGGCGCGGCGATGAACGAGGCCCTCCTGTCCGGCAGCCTGGACGTGGCCGCGGCCGGGGCGCCGCCGGCGATCACGCTGTGGGCCAAGACCCGCGGCTCGATCGACGTGAAGGGCATCGCCGCGCTCGGCTCGATGCCGATCTACCTGACCACCACCAACCCGCAGGTGAAGTCGCTGGCCGACTTCACCGACAGGGACCGGATCGCGCTGCCGGCGGTGAAGGTCGGGTTCCAGGCGGTGGTGCTGCAGATGGCGGCGGCCCAGGCCTTCGGCGAAGACGAGGCGACGAAGCTGGACGACCTGACCGTCAGCATGTCGCATCCGGACGCGACCGCGGCCCTGCTGTCCGGCAGCTCCGAGGTCACCGCCAATTTCGGCGCCCCGCCGTTCCAGAACCAGCAGCTGCAGGACCCGAAGATCCACCGGGTGCTGAGCAGCTATGACGTGCTGGGCGGCCCGCACACCTTCAACGTGATCTACGCGACCGGCGCCTTCTATGCCGAGAACCCGAAGACGGTGGCGGCGATCGTCACCGCGCTGGACCGCGCCGACCAGTTCATCCAGGCGCATCCGGCCGAGGCGGCGAAGCTGTACATCGCCGCCGAATCCTCGAAGCTGCCGGAGCCCTTCGTCGAGGCGCTGATCACCGCCCCGGACACGCGCTACACCGTGGCGCCCGAGAACATCCTGAAATTCGTCGACTTCCAGCACCGCATCGGCCAGATCGCGACCAGCACCTCGGACTGGCGCGACCTGTTCTTCCCGCCGCTGCACGACCGGCAGGGCAGCTGA
- a CDS encoding ABC transporter permease — translation MVDYQGLLQAGSPLRPARAEAPARRWIGTGAWRRLLILAALAAVWEAAARIVGSPLLLPGFLTTLAAFGQGVASGELPLRTLASLQVLVAGYAIGVVAAAILAGLATASRLGAELLSTLTAMFNPLPAIALLPIALLWFGLGTPSLLFVIVHSVLWPLALAAHSGFRAVPRPLAMVGQNLGLGGIAYVARILVPAAFPAILAGLKIGWAFAWRTLIAAELVFGVSSRSGGLGWFIYVNRNQLETANVFAGLLAIILIGLLVESLLFRTLSRLTVERWGTQNP, via the coding sequence ATGGTTGACTATCAGGGCCTGCTGCAGGCCGGGTCGCCGCTGCGCCCGGCCAGGGCCGAGGCGCCGGCGCGGCGCTGGATCGGCACCGGCGCCTGGCGCCGCCTGCTGATCCTGGCGGCGCTGGCCGCGGTGTGGGAGGCCGCGGCGCGGATCGTCGGCAGCCCGCTGCTGCTGCCGGGTTTCCTGACCACCCTCGCCGCCTTCGGCCAGGGCGTGGCCAGCGGCGAGCTGCCGCTGCGCACCCTGGCCTCGCTGCAGGTGCTGGTCGCGGGATACGCGATCGGCGTCGTCGCGGCGGCGATCCTGGCCGGGCTGGCCACGGCCAGCCGCCTGGGCGCCGAGCTGCTGTCGACGCTGACCGCGATGTTCAACCCGCTGCCGGCCATCGCGCTGCTGCCGATCGCCCTTCTATGGTTCGGCCTGGGCACGCCCAGCCTGCTGTTCGTCATCGTCCATTCGGTGCTGTGGCCGCTGGCCCTGGCCGCCCATTCCGGCTTCCGCGCCGTGCCGCGGCCGCTGGCGATGGTCGGGCAGAATCTCGGCCTCGGCGGCATCGCCTATGTCGCCCGGATCCTGGTGCCGGCCGCCTTCCCGGCGATCCTGGCCGGGCTGAAGATCGGCTGGGCCTTCGCCTGGCGCACCCTGATCGCGGCCGAGCTGGTGTTCGGCGTCTCATCCCGCTCCGGCGGGCTCGGCTGGTTCATCTACGTCAACCGCAACCAGCTGGAGACGGCCAACGTCTTCGCCGGCCTGCTGGCCATCATCCTGATTGGCCTGCTGGTCGAAAGCCTCTTGTTCCGCACCCTGTCCCGGCTCACCGTCGAGCGCTGGGGCACGCAGAACCCCTGA
- a CDS encoding SMI1/KNR4 family protein yields MNDLLLAAVRRRIRTKPTDLGNVSPIRLQPADPERVANDERQLGFSLPDLLKRLYTEIGNGGFGPGYGLIGLTGGAPDDTGKTSPTIYEELRHTDPEDPYWQWPAGLLPICHWGCAILSCVDCADPHFRMRIFDPNAHREGDWSDAFSEEFCGLDEWIGMWASGVDLWKRMYSESGPAARSPSVRDVDT; encoded by the coding sequence ATGAACGATCTCCTGCTTGCCGCGGTTCGACGACGGATCAGGACGAAACCCACGGATCTGGGGAACGTCTCGCCGATCCGATTGCAGCCCGCTGATCCAGAGCGGGTGGCGAATGATGAGCGGCAACTGGGCTTCTCGCTGCCAGATCTGCTGAAGCGCCTCTACACAGAGATCGGCAACGGGGGCTTCGGCCCAGGCTATGGGCTGATCGGCCTGACCGGCGGCGCACCAGACGACACCGGCAAGACTAGTCCCACCATCTACGAGGAACTCCGCCACACGGATCCCGAAGATCCATATTGGCAATGGCCGGCAGGTCTGCTGCCCATCTGCCATTGGGGATGCGCCATCCTGTCTTGCGTCGACTGCGCGGATCCGCATTTCCGCATGCGCATCTTCGACCCCAACGCCCACCGCGAGGGCGACTGGAGCGACGCCTTCTCCGAAGAATTCTGCGGACTCGACGAGTGGATCGGGATGTGGGCCTCAGGTGTCGACCTATGGAAGCGCATGTACAGCGAATCAGGACCTGCCGCTCGGTCCCCGTCAGTCCGGGATGTGGACACCTGA
- the pdxS gene encoding pyridoxal 5'-phosphate synthase lyase subunit PdxS: protein MTTNGPNGLHSPQALRLKTGLAEMLKGGVIMDVTDARQAEIAERAGAVAVMALERVPAQIRAEGGVARMASPVKIREIMGAVSIPVMAKCRIGHFAEAQVLQSLGVDFIDESEVLTPADEAHHVDKQAFVTPFVCGARNLGEALRRIAEGAAMIRTKGEAGTGDVVHAVQHLRQISRDIRGLTVLRPEELYTTAKELGAPYELVRLVAETGRLPVPNFSAGGIATPADAALVRQLGAEAVFVGSGIFMQDSHNFAEPEEAERRARAIVRATTHFEDAAILAEASAECQGAMKGLAVAALEPAQMLQTRGW from the coding sequence ATGACCACCAACGGCCCCAACGGACTCCATTCCCCGCAGGCCCTGCGCCTGAAGACCGGCCTGGCCGAGATGCTCAAGGGCGGCGTCATCATGGACGTCACCGATGCGCGCCAAGCCGAGATCGCCGAGCGCGCCGGCGCCGTCGCGGTGATGGCGCTGGAACGGGTGCCGGCCCAGATTCGGGCCGAGGGCGGTGTCGCCCGCATGGCCTCGCCGGTGAAGATCCGTGAGATCATGGGCGCGGTGTCGATCCCGGTCATGGCCAAGTGCCGCATCGGTCATTTCGCCGAGGCCCAGGTGCTGCAGTCGCTCGGCGTCGACTTCATCGACGAATCCGAGGTGCTGACCCCGGCGGACGAGGCGCACCACGTCGACAAGCAGGCCTTCGTCACCCCCTTCGTCTGCGGCGCCCGCAACCTGGGCGAGGCGCTGCGCCGGATCGCCGAGGGCGCGGCCATGATCCGCACCAAGGGCGAGGCCGGCACCGGCGACGTGGTTCATGCCGTGCAGCATCTGCGCCAGATCAGCCGGGACATCCGCGGCCTGACCGTGCTGCGGCCCGAGGAGCTGTACACCACGGCCAAGGAGCTGGGCGCGCCCTATGAGCTGGTGCGGCTGGTGGCCGAGACCGGCCGGCTGCCGGTGCCGAATTTTTCCGCCGGCGGCATCGCCACCCCGGCCGACGCCGCGCTGGTGCGGCAGCTGGGGGCGGAGGCGGTGTTCGTCGGCTCCGGCATCTTCATGCAGGATTCGCACAACTTCGCCGAGCCGGAGGAGGCGGAGCGCCGCGCCCGCGCCATCGTCCGCGCCACCACCCATTTCGAGGACGCGGCGATCCTGGCGGAGGCCAGCGCCGAGTGCCAGGGCGCCATGAAGGGGCTGGCGGTGGCGGCGCTGGAGCCCGCCCAGATGCTGCAGACCCGCGGATGGTGA
- the secE gene encoding preprotein translocase subunit SecE, translating into MAKTSPVQFFRQVRQETAKVTWPTRKETAITTGMVFVFVTLMSIFFLLVDWVAGWAVTSIIGMGS; encoded by the coding sequence ATGGCCAAGACCAGCCCCGTCCAGTTCTTCAGGCAGGTCCGCCAGGAGACCGCGAAGGTCACCTGGCCGACACGGAAGGAGACCGCGATCACCACCGGCATGGTGTTCGTGTTCGTCACCCTCATGTCGATCTTCTTCCTGCTGGTGGACTGGGTCGCCGGCTGGGCGGTGACGTCCATCATCGGCATGGGGAGCTGA
- the rplA gene encoding 50S ribosomal protein L1 — MAKISKRLRAATKGLNPEASYDLTQAVKLLKASATAKFDETVEIAMNLGVDPRHADQMVRGVVQLPNGTGKTVRVLVFAKGDKAEQALAAGADIVGADELAKEIQDGRSDFDRCIATPDMMGVVGRLGKVLGPRGLMPNPKLGTVTPDVAGAIKAAKGGAVEFRAEKAGIVHAGVGKASFTEEALIGNIRAFVEAIQRAKPSGAKGTYLKKVTVTSTMGPGYKLDLAKLHEGAGA, encoded by the coding sequence ATGGCCAAGATTTCCAAGCGCCTGCGCGCCGCGACCAAGGGGCTGAACCCCGAGGCGTCCTATGACCTGACCCAGGCGGTCAAGCTGCTGAAGGCCTCGGCCACGGCGAAGTTCGACGAGACCGTCGAGATCGCGATGAATCTCGGCGTCGACCCGCGCCATGCCGACCAGATGGTCCGCGGCGTGGTCCAGCTGCCGAACGGCACCGGCAAGACCGTCCGCGTCCTGGTGTTCGCCAAGGGCGACAAGGCCGAGCAGGCCCTGGCCGCCGGGGCCGACATCGTCGGCGCCGACGAGCTGGCCAAGGAGATCCAGGACGGCCGCAGCGACTTCGACCGCTGCATCGCCACCCCGGACATGATGGGCGTGGTCGGCCGTCTCGGTAAGGTGCTGGGCCCCCGCGGCCTGATGCCGAACCCGAAGCTGGGCACCGTCACCCCCGACGTCGCCGGCGCCATCAAGGCGGCCAAGGGCGGCGCGGTGGAGTTCCGGGCCGAGAAGGCGGGCATCGTCCATGCCGGCGTCGGCAAGGCCAGCTTCACGGAAGAGGCGCTGATCGGCAACATCCGCGCTTTCGTCGAGGCGATCCAGCGCGCCAAGCCCAGCGGGGCGAAGGGCACCTACCTCAAGAAGGTGACCGTCACCTCGACCATGGGCCCGGGCTACAAGCTGGACCTGGCGAAGCTGCACGAGGGCGCCGGCGCCTAA
- the pdxT gene encoding pyridoxal 5'-phosphate synthase glutaminase subunit PdxT translates to MVSGRNEAAGAPRIGVLALQGDVEAHARALREAGAEPVPVRLPAHLDGLAGLVIPGGESTALLKLAARDGLLDPLKRFAGTRPVFGTCAGCILLARRVRHPEQESLGVLDATVERNAYGRQNDSAILETPTALPGGPLEAVYIRAPRIAAIGPGVEVLAERGGDPVLVRQGRLLAATFHPELSADRRVHRLFLDIAAAAGNGADQAA, encoded by the coding sequence ATGGTGAGCGGGCGCAACGAGGCCGCCGGCGCGCCGCGCATCGGCGTGCTGGCGCTGCAGGGCGATGTCGAGGCCCACGCCCGGGCGCTGCGCGAAGCCGGGGCGGAGCCCGTCCCGGTGCGCCTGCCGGCCCATCTCGACGGCCTCGCCGGGCTGGTGATCCCGGGCGGCGAATCCACCGCCCTGCTGAAGCTGGCGGCGCGCGACGGGCTGCTCGACCCGCTCAAGCGCTTCGCCGGGACCAGGCCGGTCTTCGGCACCTGCGCCGGCTGCATCCTGCTGGCCCGCCGGGTGCGGCATCCGGAGCAGGAGAGCCTCGGCGTGCTCGACGCCACGGTCGAGCGCAACGCCTATGGCCGGCAGAACGATTCGGCGATCCTGGAGACGCCGACGGCGCTGCCGGGCGGGCCGCTGGAAGCGGTCTACATCCGGGCGCCGCGCATCGCCGCGATCGGCCCCGGCGTCGAGGTCCTGGCCGAGCGGGGCGGCGACCCGGTGCTGGTGCGCCAGGGGCGGCTCCTGGCCGCGACCTTCCACCCCGAGCTGTCCGCCGACCGGCGGGTGCACCGGCTGTTCCTGGACATCGCGGCCGCCGCGGGAAACGGGGCGGACCAGGCGGCCTGA
- the tuf gene encoding elongation factor Tu, producing the protein MAKAKFERTKPHCNIGTIGHVDHGKTSLTAAITKVLAEKGGATFTAYDQIDKAPEEKARGITISTAHVEYETDNRHYAHVDCPGHADYVKNMITGAAQMDGAILVVSAADGPMPQTREHILLARQVGVPALVVFLNKVDMVDDPELLELVELEVRELLSSYDFPGDDIPIVPGSALVALEDGDAKLGRDAILELMKQVDAYIPQPERPKDKPFLMPIEDVFSISGRGTVVTGRVERGVVKVGEEIEIVGLRPTVKTTCTGVEMFRKLLDQGEAGDNIGALLRGTKREEVERGQVLAKPGSITPHTEFKAEAYILTKEEGGRHTPFFTNYRPQFYFRTTDVTGVVELPEGTEMVMPGDNISMTVKLIAPIAMDEGLRFAIREGGRTVGAGVVASIIK; encoded by the coding sequence ATGGCGAAGGCGAAGTTTGAGCGGACGAAGCCGCACTGCAACATCGGCACGATCGGTCACGTGGACCATGGGAAGACGTCGCTGACGGCGGCGATCACGAAGGTGCTGGCGGAGAAGGGCGGGGCGACGTTCACGGCGTACGACCAGATCGACAAGGCGCCGGAAGAGAAGGCGCGCGGGATCACGATCTCGACGGCGCATGTGGAGTACGAGACGGACAACCGTCACTACGCGCATGTGGACTGCCCGGGCCACGCGGACTACGTGAAGAACATGATCACGGGCGCGGCGCAGATGGACGGTGCGATCCTGGTGGTGTCGGCGGCGGACGGCCCGATGCCGCAGACGCGCGAGCACATCCTCTTGGCGCGTCAGGTGGGCGTTCCGGCGCTGGTGGTGTTCCTGAACAAGGTCGACATGGTCGACGATCCGGAGCTCCTGGAGCTGGTGGAGCTCGAGGTCCGGGAGCTGCTGTCGAGCTACGACTTCCCGGGGGACGACATTCCGATCGTGCCGGGCTCGGCGCTGGTGGCGCTGGAGGACGGCGACGCGAAGCTGGGGCGTGACGCGATCCTGGAGCTGATGAAGCAGGTGGACGCGTACATCCCGCAGCCGGAGCGTCCGAAGGACAAGCCGTTCCTGATGCCGATCGAGGACGTGTTCTCGATCTCGGGGCGCGGCACGGTGGTGACGGGTCGCGTGGAGCGCGGCGTGGTGAAGGTGGGCGAGGAAATCGAGATCGTCGGGCTGCGTCCGACGGTGAAGACGACCTGCACCGGCGTGGAGATGTTCCGCAAGCTGCTGGACCAGGGCGAGGCGGGCGACAACATCGGGGCGCTGCTGCGCGGCACCAAGCGCGAGGAGGTCGAGCGCGGCCAGGTTCTGGCCAAGCCCGGCTCGATCACGCCGCACACCGAGTTCAAGGCCGAGGCGTACATCCTGACGAAGGAAGAGGGCGGCCGTCACACGCCGTTCTTCACCAACTACCGGCCGCAGTTCTACTTCCGGACGACGGACGTGACCGGCGTGGTGGAGCTGCCGGAGGGCACCGAGATGGTGATGCCCGGCGACAACATCTCGATGACGGTCAAGCTGATCGCCCCGATCGCCATGGACGAAGGCCTGCGCTTCGCCATCCGCGAGGGCGGCCGCACCGTCGGCGCCGGCGTCGTCGCCTCCATCATCAAGTAA
- a CDS encoding PLP-dependent aminotransferase family protein produces the protein MVIRLDRDAPLQTQIYDQLKASILSGDAAPGSRLPSSRALADQFAISRNTVLLAYEQLLAEGYLESRPGAGTFVGAALPAGAAPRPPAAAVPAETHRAPRLSRYSERLRGLDIDSLTRRGGLRYSFHYGTVSAADFPADIWRRLLLREIRRRAGKPYLYENPQGLPELRAALSDYLARARAVRARPEQILIVNGSQQAVDLALRVLVDPGDTVVVEDPGYSGARLAAEAIGARLLPVPVDADGLDTARLPPPEAGARLAHVTPGHQFPTGGVMPAARRLALLDWAECGGTYVFEDDYDSEYRYEGRPVESLQALDRAGLVIYSGTVSKVLSPGLRLGYMVLPPELVEPFLRAKQLTDRHTASLDQAVFAHLIRDGHFERHIRRTRRRNQRRRDALAAALTSAFGAAVAIEGAKAGLHLVVRFRDIPAGLAGSVAEAAALRSVGIVPAETGAAGTEGGAGFLMGYAALDEADIRQGVALLREVVQSFRRGGAA, from the coding sequence ATGGTGATCCGTCTCGACCGCGACGCCCCGCTGCAGACCCAGATCTACGACCAGCTCAAGGCCTCGATCCTGAGCGGCGACGCCGCGCCCGGCAGCCGGCTGCCCTCGTCCCGCGCCCTGGCCGACCAGTTCGCGATCTCGCGCAACACCGTGCTGCTGGCCTATGAGCAGCTGCTGGCCGAGGGCTATCTCGAGAGCCGGCCGGGCGCCGGCACCTTCGTCGGCGCGGCCCTGCCGGCCGGCGCCGCGCCGCGTCCGCCCGCCGCGGCGGTCCCGGCCGAGACTCATCGCGCGCCCCGGCTGTCGCGGTACAGCGAGCGGCTTCGCGGCCTCGACATCGACAGCCTGACCCGCCGCGGCGGGCTGCGCTACAGCTTCCACTACGGCACCGTCAGCGCCGCCGACTTCCCGGCCGACATCTGGCGCCGCCTGCTGCTGCGCGAGATCCGCCGCCGCGCCGGCAAGCCCTATCTCTACGAGAACCCGCAAGGCCTGCCGGAGCTGCGGGCCGCTCTCTCCGACTATCTGGCCCGGGCCCGCGCGGTGCGGGCGCGGCCGGAGCAGATCCTGATCGTCAACGGCTCGCAGCAGGCGGTCGACCTGGCGCTGCGCGTGCTGGTCGACCCCGGCGACACGGTGGTGGTCGAGGATCCGGGCTACAGCGGCGCCCGCCTGGCGGCGGAGGCGATCGGCGCCCGGCTGCTGCCGGTGCCGGTCGACGCCGACGGGCTCGACACCGCCCGGCTGCCTCCGCCCGAGGCCGGGGCGCGGCTGGCTCATGTCACGCCAGGCCACCAGTTCCCGACCGGCGGGGTGATGCCGGCGGCGCGCCGCCTGGCCCTCCTGGACTGGGCCGAATGCGGCGGCACCTACGTGTTCGAGGACGATTACGACAGCGAGTACCGCTACGAGGGCCGTCCGGTCGAATCGCTGCAGGCGCTCGACCGGGCCGGGCTGGTGATCTACTCCGGCACCGTCTCCAAGGTGCTGTCGCCCGGCCTGCGCCTCGGCTACATGGTGCTGCCGCCGGAGCTGGTGGAGCCCTTCCTGCGGGCCAAGCAGCTGACCGACCGCCACACCGCCTCGCTCGACCAGGCGGTGTTCGCCCATCTCATCCGCGACGGCCATTTCGAGCGCCACATCCGCCGCACCCGCCGGCGCAACCAGCGCCGCCGCGACGCGCTGGCGGCGGCGCTGACATCGGCCTTCGGCGCGGCGGTGGCGATCGAGGGGGCGAAGGCCGGCCTGCATCTCGTGGTCCGCTTCCGCGACATCCCGGCCGGCCTGGCCGGCAGCGTCGCCGAGGCCGCGGCGCTGCGGTCGGTCGGCATCGTCCCGGCCGAGACCGGTGCGGCGGGAACGGAGGGCGGTGCCGGCTTCCTGATGGGCTACGCCGCGCTGGATGAGGCGGACATCCGCCAGGGCGTCGCGCTGCTGCGGGAGGTGGTGCAGTCCTTCCGCCGCGGCGGTGCGGCCTGA